One Schlesneria paludicola DSM 18645 DNA segment encodes these proteins:
- a CDS encoding AAA family ATPase, whose amino-acid sequence MSDPVSQPEIEASIAKLGQAYRSIREQMSKVIVGQDHVIEQLLIALFSRGHCLLEGVPGLAKTLMISSLARCLSMSFARIQFTPDLMPADITGTDVLQENRETGKREFRFISGPLFHNMVLADEINRTPPKTQAALLEAMQERQVTVGQMRHVLADPFFVLATQNPIEQEGTYSLPEAQQDRFMFKVFVRYPSFEEERQIAKRTTSVQSDEIQTVLDASEILALQRLVRQVPVSDHVVDYALALVRQTRVGEAGIPQFVSDQLSWGAGPRAVQFLLLGGKARALLNGRTYVSTDDIQALAAPVLRHRIVVNFSAESEGITSDQVVEQLIKSTPSKEGELTRDPNLAKIFAA is encoded by the coding sequence ATGAGCGACCCCGTGTCACAGCCCGAGATCGAAGCGTCCATCGCCAAACTCGGCCAAGCCTATCGGTCGATTCGCGAACAGATGTCCAAAGTCATCGTCGGCCAGGATCATGTGATCGAGCAACTGCTGATCGCCTTATTCAGTCGCGGACACTGCCTGCTCGAGGGGGTGCCCGGCCTGGCCAAAACGCTGATGATCAGTTCATTGGCCCGCTGCCTGTCGATGAGTTTCGCTCGAATCCAGTTTACACCTGACTTGATGCCGGCCGACATCACCGGCACCGACGTGCTGCAGGAAAATCGCGAAACCGGCAAACGCGAATTCCGTTTCATCTCGGGCCCCTTGTTCCACAACATGGTGCTGGCGGACGAAATCAACCGCACCCCGCCCAAAACCCAGGCGGCATTGCTGGAAGCGATGCAGGAACGTCAGGTGACCGTCGGCCAGATGCGCCACGTCCTGGCCGACCCCTTCTTCGTGCTGGCGACCCAAAATCCGATCGAACAGGAAGGAACCTACTCGCTGCCCGAAGCGCAGCAGGACCGGTTCATGTTCAAAGTCTTCGTTCGCTATCCGTCGTTCGAAGAAGAGCGTCAAATCGCCAAACGCACCACGTCCGTACAGTCCGACGAAATCCAGACGGTGCTCGACGCGAGCGAAATCCTCGCGCTGCAGCGGTTGGTCCGGCAGGTTCCGGTCAGCGATCATGTCGTCGACTATGCCCTGGCGCTCGTCCGACAAACCCGTGTTGGCGAAGCGGGCATCCCGCAGTTCGTCAGCGATCAACTGAGCTGGGGTGCCGGTCCACGCGCCGTGCAATTCCTGCTGCTGGGCGGTAAAGCACGTGCCCTGCTGAATGGCCGGACATATGTGTCGACCGACGACATTCAGGCACTGGCGGCCCCCGTGCTGCGACATCGCATCGTGGTCAATTTCTCCGCTGAAAGCGAAGGAATCACCTCGGACCAGGTGGTCGAGCAGTTGATCAAGTCGACCCCCTCGAAGGAAGGTGAACTGACACGTGACCCAAACCTCGCGAAGATTTTTGCCGCCTGA
- the secA2 gene encoding accessory Sec system translocase SecA2 encodes MIASFFRKVVTGLRRLSGQAIEISLSSARHRCEQIQRRIEELSPLRDDELQKRVVDVRARTQSGATLNDVLVEMFALVSVAARRTLHVTPFDVQLLAGLAIHEGKIAQMQTGEGKTLAAVFPACLNALLGRGVHVLTFNDYLAERDANWMRPIYEWLGLSVACVVSRMTPSERRAAYQCDVTYSTAKEAGFDFLRDQLAASPDRHVQRGHFYAIVDEADSLLIDQGRIPMVIATRSSSHADDLYHYADLVRRLRPRIDYGTDSAWRNVSYNPPGLNRLRRELGCGELHTEENANLLARLNLALHAEVLMRRDVDYLVRAGRIELVDELTGRVVENRRWPWGLQAAIEAKEKLEIQPQGKILNSITLQHFLKLYARIGGMTATAEEAAHELHEFYDTRIVIIPPNRPCRRQDFSDWIFVTQRQKFAAIVDEIDSAHRRRRPVLVGTASVAESEYLAEQLIRRGIACNVLNAKNDEREAELIAEAGALGAVTISTNMAGRGTDIRLGGHDESDHPAVVELGGLFVIGTSRNESRRIDNQLRGRAGRQGDPGDTRFFVSFEDELLVHHGLTEDDAGLARSDAGAENRAAGERIAHIQRVVEGANLEIHRTLRKYSHLVEQQRRTVQDYRLLVMRGVDEVNPLRLSEDGFFQNRVARFGQAAVDKIERQVTLQAIDDCWSDYLERVAEIRDGIHLVSMGGFDPLVVYNDELASAFRTFFKRVEAKSSLAFREFFQHRETLSDHDEATNGSSTTWTYMVNDNPMGDLFERIRRNVKQAIYR; translated from the coding sequence GTGATCGCGTCGTTCTTTCGAAAAGTCGTCACGGGATTGCGTCGACTTAGTGGACAAGCGATCGAAATCAGTCTTTCCTCGGCACGGCATCGGTGCGAGCAAATCCAGCGGCGCATTGAGGAACTTTCGCCGTTGCGCGATGACGAATTGCAAAAGCGTGTCGTCGATGTCAGGGCTCGCACCCAGAGTGGGGCGACGCTGAACGACGTTCTGGTGGAAATGTTTGCGCTGGTCAGCGTGGCTGCCCGGCGGACGCTGCACGTCACGCCGTTCGACGTGCAATTGCTCGCGGGGCTTGCGATTCATGAAGGCAAGATCGCGCAAATGCAGACCGGTGAGGGAAAAACTCTGGCGGCGGTGTTCCCCGCCTGTCTGAACGCCTTACTGGGCCGCGGCGTACATGTGCTGACGTTCAACGACTACCTGGCCGAGCGCGATGCCAACTGGATGCGGCCGATTTACGAATGGCTTGGACTTTCGGTCGCCTGCGTGGTCTCACGGATGACGCCGAGCGAGCGTCGGGCCGCCTATCAGTGCGACGTCACTTATTCCACGGCAAAAGAAGCGGGCTTTGATTTCCTGCGGGATCAACTGGCGGCAAGTCCCGATCGCCATGTTCAGCGGGGGCATTTCTATGCGATCGTGGACGAGGCCGATTCGCTGCTGATCGATCAGGGGCGAATCCCGATGGTCATCGCCACCCGCAGCAGCAGCCATGCAGACGACCTATACCACTATGCCGATCTGGTGCGGCGGCTGCGGCCGCGAATTGACTATGGGACAGACTCGGCCTGGAGAAATGTCAGCTACAACCCGCCGGGACTCAATCGTCTGCGGCGTGAGTTAGGCTGTGGTGAGCTTCACACCGAAGAGAACGCCAATCTCTTGGCTCGGTTGAATCTGGCGCTGCACGCCGAGGTACTGATGCGGCGCGACGTTGATTACCTCGTGCGGGCGGGGCGGATCGAACTGGTCGACGAACTGACCGGACGCGTCGTCGAAAATCGCCGCTGGCCCTGGGGACTGCAGGCCGCCATCGAAGCCAAAGAGAAACTCGAGATTCAGCCGCAAGGCAAGATCTTGAACTCAATCACACTTCAGCATTTCTTGAAGTTGTATGCGAGGATCGGTGGCATGACGGCGACCGCCGAAGAGGCCGCACACGAACTTCACGAATTCTACGACACCAGGATTGTGATCATTCCGCCGAACCGGCCCTGTCGCCGGCAGGATTTCTCGGACTGGATTTTTGTCACTCAGCGGCAGAAGTTCGCCGCCATCGTGGACGAGATCGACAGCGCGCACCGTCGGCGAAGGCCCGTACTTGTCGGAACCGCCAGTGTGGCAGAATCGGAATATCTCGCAGAGCAATTAATCCGGCGCGGCATTGCGTGCAATGTGCTGAATGCGAAGAACGACGAGCGCGAAGCGGAACTCATTGCCGAGGCGGGGGCACTTGGAGCCGTGACGATTTCGACCAACATGGCAGGACGCGGTACCGACATTCGGTTGGGCGGTCACGATGAGTCCGACCATCCGGCGGTCGTGGAACTGGGCGGCCTGTTTGTCATCGGAACCAGCCGGAACGAATCTCGACGAATCGACAATCAATTGCGGGGGCGGGCGGGACGTCAGGGGGATCCCGGCGACACTCGGTTCTTTGTCAGCTTTGAGGATGAACTGCTCGTCCATCACGGTCTCACCGAAGACGATGCAGGCCTGGCGAGGTCCGATGCGGGGGCGGAAAATCGTGCGGCGGGCGAACGGATCGCACATATCCAACGCGTGGTCGAGGGCGCGAATCTGGAGATTCATCGGACGCTCAGAAAGTATTCCCATCTGGTCGAACAGCAACGTCGAACCGTTCAGGACTATCGCTTACTCGTCATGCGCGGTGTCGACGAAGTGAATCCGCTGCGATTGTCTGAGGATGGGTTCTTCCAAAATCGTGTCGCCCGATTCGGACAGGCCGCCGTGGACAAGATTGAACGACAGGTCACGCTGCAGGCGATCGATGATTGCTGGTCGGACTATCTCGAACGCGTGGCCGAAATCCGCGATGGCATCCATCTGGTCAGTATGGGCGGGTTCGATCCGCTGGTTGTCTATAACGACGAACTGGCCAGCGCGTTCCGAACGTTTTTCAAACGCGTCGAAGCGAAGTCGTCGCTGGCGTTTCGCGAATTCTTCCAGCATCGCGAGACACTTTCCGATCACGATGAGGCGACGAATGGGTCGTCGACCACGTGGACGTATATGGTGAATGACAATCCGATGGGGGATCTGTTTGAGCGGATTCGCCGGAACGTGAAGCAGGCGATCTACAGGTAA
- a CDS encoding PSD1 and planctomycete cytochrome C domain-containing protein, whose amino-acid sequence MRANICLIKTILCGLFSVVAASGADVEFPREQIEFFEKQIRPVLAAQCWNCHSDAKQESGLRLDSRAAVLQGGDRGETVKSGDAAASLLVHAVRYDDELKMPPNGRLTPEQVAAFSRWIDWGLPWPIEKAGSARARAWKSHWSFQPVANPVAPAIPGNTWPRSPIDAFVLEKLNANSTPPAPEADRRTLIRRATFDLHGLPPTPDDVAEFLADQAPDAYERLIDRLLSSPRYGERWGRYWLDVARYADNKGYVFFEEPSYPWAYTYRDYVIKSLNDDKPYDQFIVEQLAADQLDRHGDDSSLAAMGYLTVGSHFMGNVHDIIDDRIDVVTRGLMGLTVTCARCHDHKYDPIPTADYYSLYGVFRSTVEPLVPPQLATTTESAEYHRFTIELSVRQQKLDDFIHQKHAALVNGARTRVAEYLLAARAAAERPAVDDFMLIADPDDLNPAMIVRWQSYLEKLSAVLEPIATAAVPVTTGQTHALEPTHPVWGPWFVLAKAKDDQFAAERDRLQTQIIRGARGATNRLVTALFTGATAPASIDELASRYGDLMKSVHQEWQVRLQEAIVLKRPIPVAFEDPDKEALRQELYGEFAPANVPLIFGWGFLSLLPDRVSQGEYQKVLKDVEQWIINGPGAPPRAMVLLDGELHEPRVFQRGNPSRPGETVSRHFLSAISDGRPFEQGSGRLEMAQAIVDPANPLTSRVFVNRLWQDHFGLGLVRTPSDFGVRSDPPTHPELLDWLAKEFSGPATVGQNIDLARHDASGRRYSVKRMQRTVMTSQVYRQVSDAANDGTDPENRLWHRFNRRRLDFEAMRDALVFVTGQLQDRIGGRSQNLLDGFQPRRTLYSFLNRLDLPGIYSVFDFPSPAATSGQRETTTISPQALFMMNGRLIEAVADTIPTRPELGSQTDVGERVRRLYQILFQRTPKPNELRLASEFLGTEPTAAAWSQFAHALLLTNEFVFVD is encoded by the coding sequence ATGCGAGCGAACATTTGTCTGATCAAAACGATTCTGTGCGGTTTGTTCTCTGTCGTGGCGGCATCTGGCGCTGACGTCGAATTTCCGCGCGAACAGATCGAATTCTTCGAAAAACAAATCCGCCCGGTCCTGGCAGCCCAATGCTGGAATTGCCATTCCGACGCCAAACAGGAATCAGGTCTCAGGCTCGATTCACGTGCCGCGGTACTCCAAGGCGGCGATCGCGGTGAGACGGTGAAGTCCGGGGATGCCGCCGCGAGCCTGCTGGTCCATGCCGTCCGGTATGACGATGAACTGAAGATGCCCCCGAATGGCCGATTGACGCCCGAACAAGTGGCCGCTTTTTCGCGCTGGATCGACTGGGGTCTGCCGTGGCCGATCGAAAAAGCAGGATCGGCCAGGGCCCGTGCCTGGAAGTCGCACTGGTCCTTCCAGCCCGTCGCCAACCCGGTCGCCCCTGCCATCCCCGGCAACACCTGGCCCCGTTCACCCATCGACGCATTCGTGCTCGAAAAGCTCAATGCGAACTCCACACCGCCCGCCCCCGAAGCCGATCGTCGTACGCTGATTCGACGCGCGACGTTTGACCTGCACGGCTTGCCACCGACGCCTGATGACGTGGCCGAATTCCTTGCTGACCAGGCCCCCGATGCCTATGAACGCCTGATCGATCGCTTGCTTTCATCGCCCCGCTACGGTGAACGCTGGGGCCGCTATTGGCTCGACGTCGCCCGTTATGCCGACAACAAGGGCTATGTGTTCTTCGAAGAACCGTCGTATCCCTGGGCCTATACCTACCGGGACTATGTGATCAAGTCGCTGAACGACGACAAGCCGTACGATCAGTTCATTGTCGAACAACTGGCCGCGGATCAACTCGATCGACACGGTGACGACAGTTCGCTGGCCGCGATGGGGTATTTGACCGTCGGCAGCCATTTCATGGGCAACGTCCACGACATCATCGACGATCGAATCGATGTCGTCACACGCGGGTTGATGGGTCTGACGGTCACCTGTGCGCGATGTCATGACCACAAGTACGACCCCATTCCGACCGCTGACTATTATTCGCTGTACGGTGTCTTTCGCAGTACCGTCGAACCGCTCGTCCCGCCTCAACTCGCAACGACCACAGAATCGGCCGAGTATCACCGCTTCACGATCGAACTGTCGGTGCGACAACAGAAGCTCGACGATTTCATTCATCAGAAGCATGCCGCACTGGTCAACGGAGCCAGAACGCGCGTCGCTGAATACTTGCTGGCGGCTCGTGCCGCGGCAGAACGGCCCGCCGTCGACGACTTTATGTTGATCGCCGACCCCGACGATCTGAATCCGGCGATGATCGTTCGATGGCAGTCTTATCTCGAAAAACTATCCGCGGTCCTTGAACCGATCGCCACCGCAGCCGTGCCCGTCACGACAGGACAAACCCACGCGCTCGAGCCGACGCATCCGGTCTGGGGTCCCTGGTTCGTGTTGGCCAAAGCCAAAGACGACCAGTTCGCCGCCGAACGAGACCGACTGCAAACGCAAATCATACGCGGTGCACGTGGGGCCACGAACCGCCTGGTCACGGCACTGTTCACCGGCGCCACCGCCCCCGCGTCGATTGATGAACTCGCCTCTCGGTACGGCGATTTGATGAAGTCAGTCCACCAGGAATGGCAAGTCCGGCTGCAAGAGGCCATTGTTCTGAAGCGCCCCATTCCGGTCGCATTCGAGGACCCCGACAAAGAAGCTCTGCGTCAGGAACTGTATGGCGAGTTTGCTCCGGCGAACGTTCCGCTCATCTTCGGTTGGGGCTTCTTATCCCTGTTACCCGATCGTGTATCGCAGGGTGAATATCAGAAGGTGCTGAAAGACGTCGAGCAATGGATCATCAATGGTCCCGGTGCCCCACCCCGGGCCATGGTTCTGCTCGATGGCGAACTTCATGAACCTCGCGTCTTTCAACGAGGCAACCCCAGTCGCCCCGGCGAGACCGTGTCGCGGCATTTTCTGTCGGCGATCTCCGATGGACGCCCGTTCGAGCAGGGTAGTGGCCGATTGGAAATGGCCCAGGCGATCGTCGATCCGGCCAATCCACTGACGTCCCGTGTCTTCGTGAATCGCTTGTGGCAAGACCATTTCGGATTGGGACTCGTACGAACCCCTAGCGATTTCGGAGTTCGCAGCGATCCCCCCACGCATCCCGAACTGCTCGATTGGCTCGCGAAAGAGTTCAGCGGCCCGGCGACTGTGGGTCAGAACATCGACCTTGCACGCCACGATGCATCTGGTCGCCGCTATTCCGTCAAAAGAATGCAGCGAACCGTGATGACCAGCCAGGTTTATCGCCAGGTCAGCGACGCGGCGAACGACGGTACCGACCCTGAAAATCGGTTGTGGCATCGGTTCAATCGTCGCCGCCTTGATTTTGAAGCGATGCGCGACGCTCTGGTCTTCGTGACCGGGCAGTTGCAGGATCGAATCGGCGGTCGTTCCCAGAATCTCCTCGACGGGTTTCAACCGCGCCGTACGTTGTACTCGTTCCTGAACAGGCTCGACCTGCCGGGCATCTACAGCGTGTTCGACTTCCCCAGCCCCGCCGCGACCAGCGGTCAGCGCGAGACCACCACCATCTCACCGCAAGCGCTGTTCATGATGAATGGCCGCTTGATCGAAGCGGTCGCCGACACCATTCCGACACGACCTGAGCTTGGCTCTCAAACTGACGTGGGCGAGCGTGTCCGCCGCCTGTATCAGATCTTGTTCCAGCGAACGCCGAAACCAAACGAACTGCGACTGGCCAGCGAATTCCTGGGAACCGAACCCACCGCCGCCGCATGGTCCCAATTCGCACACGCCCTGCTGCTGACAAACGAGTTCGTCTTCGTCGATTGA
- a CDS encoding sugar phosphate isomerase/epimerase family protein, which yields MTNPILDRRDFLKAASLAVSAGAMALNSSALQAADSKLKLRKAVKLSMVRGKGTLLDKFKMVKEAGFEGVDVDSDQPVEEVKRAMTESGLIVHGMVDYVHWGQPLSSPDAAVRAKGVEVLQKCLRETKVYGGTTVLLVPAVVNKEISYEDAYKRSQVEIKKCLPLASELGIKILFENVWNNFLLSPVEMARYIDEFNSPDVGCYFDVGNIVNYGWPEHWIRTLGPRIGKLDIKEFSRKIANEKGKGAGFGVEIGDGDCDWPAVITALKEIGYSGWATAEVAGGELDRLTEIARRMDEHIINPYNA from the coding sequence ATGACGAATCCGATTCTTGATCGACGTGATTTCCTGAAGGCCGCTAGTCTGGCCGTATCCGCCGGCGCAATGGCTCTGAATAGCTCGGCGTTACAAGCCGCCGATTCCAAGCTAAAGCTTCGCAAAGCGGTCAAGCTGAGTATGGTACGGGGCAAGGGGACCTTGCTCGACAAGTTCAAGATGGTCAAAGAAGCCGGTTTCGAAGGGGTCGATGTCGACAGCGATCAGCCCGTCGAAGAGGTGAAGCGTGCGATGACCGAATCCGGTCTGATCGTGCATGGGATGGTCGACTATGTCCACTGGGGCCAACCGCTCAGCAGTCCCGATGCGGCGGTCCGCGCCAAGGGTGTGGAAGTGCTGCAGAAATGTCTGCGCGAAACCAAAGTCTACGGCGGCACCACGGTCCTGCTCGTTCCGGCCGTCGTCAATAAAGAGATCTCGTACGAAGACGCCTACAAACGATCCCAGGTCGAGATCAAGAAGTGTCTGCCACTGGCATCGGAACTGGGCATCAAGATTCTGTTCGAGAATGTCTGGAACAACTTCCTGCTCAGCCCAGTCGAGATGGCTCGCTATATTGACGAGTTCAACAGCCCTGACGTGGGGTGCTATTTCGACGTGGGCAACATCGTCAATTACGGCTGGCCAGAGCACTGGATCAGAACGCTGGGTCCACGAATCGGCAAGCTTGATATCAAGGAATTCAGTCGCAAAATCGCCAATGAAAAAGGGAAGGGCGCGGGATTCGGTGTGGAGATTGGTGACGGTGATTGCGACTGGCCGGCGGTGATCACGGCTCTGAAGGAAATCGGCTATTCAGGTTGGGCCACGGCCGAAGTCGCGGGCGGCGAACTGGATCGCTTGACCGAGATCGCGCGCCGGATGGATGAGCACATTATCAATCCGTACAACGCGTAG